From Domibacillus sp. DTU_2020_1001157_1_SI_ALB_TIR_016, a single genomic window includes:
- a CDS encoding S1C family serine protease: MGYYDEGRTGRNKRSGKGGYFLSGLAGVVIGAGLVVGTLPSIVEYQNKEGVSVSENESVQNENAEQVSLDVTTDVTKAVDKAKDTVVGITNIQASMDFFGSESGPQEAGSGSGVIYKKSDDTAFIVTNYHVIEGAQQLEVTLADGTKEPAELLGGDVWTDLAVLTIKGANVKKTAEFGDSEALKIGEPVIAIGNPLGLEFSGSVTQGVVSGLERAIPVDLNGDMVNDWQAEVLQTDAAINPGNSGGALVNIAGQVIGINSMKIAESAVEGIGLSIPIDTALPIIKDLESYGEVKRPAMGVTLQNVNELPSYHQEETLKLPKDIKEGVIIEQVLTNSPAAKAGMQEYDVITALDGKPVQDVIALRKYMYNNKKEGDTVNVTYYRDGKQRETKMTLVAESDL, encoded by the coding sequence TTGGGCTATTATGATGAAGGGCGCACAGGAAGAAACAAGCGAAGCGGCAAAGGCGGCTACTTTTTATCAGGACTTGCCGGTGTGGTGATCGGGGCTGGTCTTGTAGTCGGCACGCTTCCATCTATTGTGGAGTATCAAAACAAAGAAGGCGTTTCTGTTTCTGAGAATGAGTCTGTCCAAAATGAAAACGCGGAGCAGGTATCACTTGATGTGACAACGGACGTAACGAAAGCTGTGGATAAAGCCAAAGACACGGTAGTCGGGATCACCAATATCCAGGCTTCTATGGACTTTTTTGGATCAGAATCTGGTCCTCAGGAAGCTGGAAGCGGCAGTGGTGTCATTTATAAAAAAAGCGATGATACGGCTTTTATTGTGACGAACTATCACGTTATCGAAGGTGCTCAGCAGCTTGAAGTAACCTTGGCGGACGGCACAAAAGAACCGGCAGAACTGCTTGGCGGCGACGTATGGACGGATCTTGCCGTTTTAACAATTAAAGGCGCCAATGTGAAAAAAACGGCCGAATTCGGGGATTCAGAAGCGCTAAAAATCGGTGAACCAGTCATTGCGATTGGGAATCCGCTTGGACTTGAATTTTCCGGGTCTGTTACACAAGGGGTTGTGTCAGGACTAGAGCGGGCTATTCCCGTTGATTTAAATGGAGACATGGTGAATGACTGGCAGGCAGAAGTCCTGCAGACAGATGCAGCGATTAATCCCGGCAACAGCGGCGGCGCGCTGGTTAATATTGCAGGCCAGGTTATTGGGATCAACTCTATGAAAATTGCCGAGAGTGCAGTGGAAGGCATTGGCTTGTCCATTCCGATTGATACGGCTTTGCCTATTATCAAAGACCTTGAATCATATGGTGAAGTAAAGCGTCCGGCAATGGGTGTTACCCTGCAGAATGTAAACGAACTGCCATCTTATCATCAGGAAGAAACATTAAAGCTGCCTAAAGATATTAAAGAAGGCGTCATTATTGAGCAGGTGTTAACAAATTCTCCGGCAGCAAAAGCGGGTATGCAGGAGTATGATGTGATCACAGCTCTTGACGGCAAGCCTGTTCAGGATGTTATTGCCCTGCGCAAATATATGTACAACAATAAAAAAGAGGGCGACACTGTAAACGTAACCTACTATCGTGATGGAAAGCAGCGGGAAACAAAGATGACGCTCGTTGCGGAGAGTGATTTGTAA
- a CDS encoding CxxH/CxxC protein, whose protein sequence is MEKKEITCCLEHVELALDIAVDEWETAPVMQKAEEPASCEFCQNVALYVVGS, encoded by the coding sequence ATGGAGAAAAAAGAAATAACGTGCTGTCTGGAGCACGTGGAACTGGCGCTTGATATAGCCGTGGATGAATGGGAAACGGCGCCGGTTATGCAAAAAGCAGAAGAACCTGCATCCTGCGAATTTTGTCAAAACGTGGCTCTATATGTTGTGGGTAGCTAA
- a CDS encoding glycerophosphodiester phosphodiesterase family protein codes for MKKKKIVPLFLASGFLLSANEWAPVQTLAAEPVLQESFDASSLPAGWEVIQGQASVQNGALVLSSPSSSKPARVLAPSSVSGGDYVIEADMTFLSAVEDTRWASIMYRVQGNDYPYYQMAVRRGAQALNGVEFALRNANNQWSVLNKAPYSEAFAYNKTYKLKIISKGNRVQQFINGQLVINTDAATSLQNGRIGFQASGATVQFDHIRITEQTEELPSLAESGAFLGDQPETNLLNAPTVISSVPQLQQMEGVSSMLLQPGADLKVKDVPLRTYLEEMAGKTIPVIRLEEAETAEKTAELLQELSIQDVHILSSQPDVLKVVRETVPSARGALLYNRSSLNNHDVNRFIQFIHASGAKTAVLPQKLLSADLVHEFHRRAVAVWGELEGASELDAHALIHAGVDGMIAGDTMPVTAAFSRYPENTLVQRPIVAAHRGIPSLAPENTMAGYRMAYELGADLIETDVQKTKDGEIVIMHDYTVDRTTNGTGNVKDLTLKELQSLDAGSYFSSQFVGERVPAFREFLQEFKGKNVILLVELKADGIAEDTIRIINEEGMADQVVLQSFHLNSVTQSVASAPHIPSGYLYSSSVPGGEAARLNDARSMLQYASRINATLNASYSSLSPEFTSYLRQRGMISFHWTFRNEADFGSQLQNGMIGPITDYTQWLTDAPIRIETPIQKRHLRVGQTAEIQSKAFLNYRTKKKENIETTLFSPHDGVAISGNTIQAVQTGTFYVFAQHTFNMLGQEWRIVSQPIEVVVK; via the coding sequence ATGAAAAAGAAAAAAATTGTTCCCTTGTTTTTAGCTTCTGGTTTTTTATTAAGCGCCAATGAGTGGGCACCCGTCCAGACGCTGGCAGCAGAGCCTGTTTTACAGGAATCCTTCGATGCGTCTTCACTGCCGGCTGGCTGGGAAGTGATTCAGGGGCAAGCTTCTGTTCAAAACGGTGCCCTTGTTTTATCATCTCCTTCTTCTTCAAAGCCCGCTCGCGTGCTTGCGCCTTCGTCTGTTTCTGGCGGTGACTATGTGATTGAAGCCGATATGACGTTTTTATCCGCTGTTGAAGATACACGCTGGGCATCGATTATGTATCGCGTACAGGGCAATGACTATCCTTATTATCAAATGGCTGTCCGCCGCGGTGCCCAGGCGCTAAATGGCGTTGAATTTGCCCTTCGTAATGCAAACAATCAATGGTCTGTGCTGAACAAAGCCCCTTACAGCGAGGCTTTTGCTTACAACAAAACGTACAAGCTGAAAATCATCTCAAAAGGAAACCGCGTACAGCAATTTATAAATGGCCAGCTCGTTATCAACACAGATGCGGCAACATCGCTTCAAAACGGCCGAATCGGTTTTCAGGCATCGGGCGCCACTGTTCAATTTGATCACATCCGCATTACTGAACAAACGGAAGAGCTTCCTTCTTTGGCTGAAAGCGGTGCTTTTCTTGGCGATCAGCCGGAAACCAACCTGCTTAATGCACCGACCGTAATTTCGTCAGTGCCTCAGCTTCAACAAATGGAGGGTGTTTCATCTATGCTGCTTCAGCCAGGAGCTGATTTGAAGGTGAAAGATGTACCACTTCGCACTTATTTGGAAGAAATGGCAGGCAAAACGATTCCGGTCATTCGACTGGAAGAAGCCGAAACAGCTGAGAAAACAGCCGAATTGCTTCAGGAGTTGTCCATCCAGGATGTACATATTCTTTCTAGTCAGCCAGATGTGTTAAAAGTCGTTCGAGAAACAGTTCCGTCTGCACGCGGCGCACTCCTCTATAACCGGTCTTCGCTTAATAATCACGACGTGAACCGCTTTATTCAGTTTATTCACGCGTCTGGCGCTAAAACAGCGGTATTGCCGCAAAAACTGCTTTCAGCGGACCTTGTTCATGAGTTTCACCGCCGTGCTGTGGCGGTTTGGGGAGAGCTGGAAGGTGCATCAGAGCTGGATGCACATGCCCTTATTCATGCGGGAGTCGACGGCATGATTGCGGGTGACACTATGCCGGTAACGGCTGCATTCAGCCGTTACCCGGAAAACACACTCGTTCAGCGCCCCATTGTTGCAGCGCATCGCGGTATCCCGTCATTAGCCCCAGAAAATACAATGGCCGGCTACCGAATGGCGTATGAACTTGGCGCGGATTTAATTGAAACAGATGTGCAGAAAACGAAAGACGGCGAAATCGTCATTATGCACGACTATACTGTCGACCGGACGACGAACGGAACAGGCAATGTAAAAGATTTGACCCTGAAAGAACTCCAGTCTCTTGATGCAGGCTCTTATTTTAGCAGCCAATTTGTCGGTGAACGTGTGCCGGCCTTCCGTGAATTCCTTCAGGAGTTTAAGGGGAAAAATGTCATTCTTTTAGTGGAGCTAAAAGCAGATGGCATTGCGGAAGATACGATTCGGATCATTAACGAAGAGGGAATGGCGGATCAAGTTGTCCTGCAAAGCTTTCATTTAAACAGCGTTACCCAATCTGTGGCTTCTGCACCGCATATACCGTCGGGCTACTTGTACTCTTCATCTGTTCCGGGCGGGGAAGCAGCACGGCTTAATGATGCCCGGAGCATGCTTCAATATGCTTCGCGTATCAATGCAACGCTTAACGCCAGCTACAGCAGCTTATCGCCGGAATTTACATCTTACCTTCGCCAGCGCGGCATGATCAGTTTTCATTGGACTTTCCGCAATGAAGCAGATTTTGGCAGCCAGCTCCAAAACGGCATGATTGGACCGATTACGGATTATACACAGTGGCTGACCGATGCACCGATTCGGATTGAAACACCGATTCAAAAACGACATTTGCGTGTCGGACAGACCGCAGAGATTCAATCAAAGGCCTTTCTTAATTACCGTACAAAGAAAAAGGAAAATATTGAAACTACTCTTTTTTCTCCACATGATGGCGTAGCCATTAGCGGAAATACCATTCAAGCGGTGCAAACGGGCACTTTTTACGTTTTTGCCCAGCATACATTTAACATGCTTGGTCAAGAATGGCGAATTGTCTCCCAGCCAATTGAAGTAGTGGTAAAATAA
- the rlmH gene encoding 23S rRNA (pseudouridine(1915)-N(3))-methyltransferase RlmH — protein sequence MNISIITVGKLKEKYLKQGIDEYVKRLSAYAKIDIIEVPDEKAPEILSEAEMKQVKEKEGERILAKIGQDTYVIALAINGKMKSSEQLAADLDKLATYGKSKIAFVIGGSLGLSDAVLKRADDKLSFSPMTFPHQLMRLVLVEQIYRSFRINRGEPYHK from the coding sequence GTGAATATCTCGATTATAACAGTAGGAAAATTAAAAGAGAAGTACTTGAAGCAAGGCATAGATGAATATGTGAAACGATTATCTGCTTATGCAAAAATCGATATCATCGAAGTTCCGGATGAAAAAGCACCGGAAATATTAAGTGAAGCGGAAATGAAACAGGTGAAAGAAAAGGAAGGCGAGCGCATTCTTGCCAAAATCGGCCAGGACACCTACGTGATCGCTTTGGCCATCAATGGAAAAATGAAATCTTCTGAACAGCTTGCTGCCGATCTTGATAAGCTCGCTACTTATGGCAAAAGCAAGATTGCTTTCGTGATCGGCGGATCACTCGGACTGAGTGACGCCGTTTTAAAGCGGGCAGATGACAAGCTATCATTTTCTCCGATGACTTTTCCACATCAGCTTATGAGACTCGTTTTGGTTGAGCAGATATACCGGAGTTTTCGGATAAACCGCGGTGAACCGTATCACAAATAG